CATCTCACCGTACTGGGCGGGGCCGACGCAATCGTGTTTACCGGCGGTGCGGGAGAGAACAGTCCGTCTTTGCGGAACCGCATCTCGAGCGGACTCGAGGAACTGGGAATCGAGATCGATCCCAGAGCGAATGAAACCGGCGCGGGAAGCGACCGGATGATCTCGACGGAGGGTTCCCGGGTCGCGATCTTCGTCATCGCGTCGAATGAAGAACTCGCAATCGCACGGGATACACAGGACGTCGTTCGCAATTCCCGATCAGAGGAGCAACGATCATGAAACCCGAACAGGTCGCGGAGGCCTACTTCTCCCGCATGCGCGAACAGGATATTGGCGTGGTCGAACTCTTTCACGAAGACGCCGTGCTCCTGGGCCTTGGCATGCGTGTCTCGGGTCATGAAGCCATCCGGAAATTCTATTCGACAGCCATCAAAGGCGGCGGACCGAGCCCTCGAATGGCCGGACCGCTGGTCAGCGATGGCCAGCGGGTGTTTGCCGAGGTCTTCATCGACCTATCCATCGGGTCGACCGTGCACGCCGTAGATGTGTTTCACATCGAAGACGATCGCATCCGAATGCTCAACTACTTCATTTCCGATGAACCCGCAGAGCAATAGAACAGGACTGAGGAAGCGTTCAATGGGAAATCCGATCGAAGAACTCGAGAAACACCGCGACCTGCTCGAGAGTCCCATCCTCGCCCAGGTGGCGTTTCGCCTGCCCGACGGTCTTCTCGCCAATAACGTGGTGTCGTTTCTCTGGGATGGTGAACGAGTCGGATTCAGTACGCTGAAATCCTATTTCAAGTATCGCTGCCTGCTGGCCGACGACCTGCTCACCATGCTGCTGATCG
This genomic window from bacterium contains:
- a CDS encoding PPOX class F420-dependent oxidoreductase, with the translated sequence MGNPIEELEKHRDLLESPILAQVAFRLPDGLLANNVVSFLWDGERVGFSTLKSYFKYRCLLADDLLTMLLIDPKDPRRYLEIRGHAELSDDADHRFINRIAMKYFSLEEYPYHQPGDERVTVMLNTQRCRAAQVQHGES
- a CDS encoding nuclear transport factor 2 family protein: MKPEQVAEAYFSRMREQDIGVVELFHEDAVLLGLGMRVSGHEAIRKFYSTAIKGGGPSPRMAGPLVSDGQRVFAEVFIDLSIGSTVHAVDVFHIEDDRIRMLNYFISDEPAEQ